In Humulus lupulus chromosome 6, drHumLupu1.1, whole genome shotgun sequence, a single genomic region encodes these proteins:
- the LOC133786244 gene encoding probable galactinol--sucrose galactosyltransferase 1 codes for MPSGTSINPPLHWACGKVAALACGAAGSWPGGRGFGWAGVWACWHQVGIRQLNGCINVLVQAAGEVSQRGKAGMWFVPQCLRFESLTLSSVILNMLGFSFCVSFRMLEPASNGRIPCSTRAVGGCAIYVSDKSGQHDFNLLKKLVLPDGSILRARLPGRPTRDCLFSDPARDGKNLLKIWNMNAISGVVGAFNCQGAGWCKVGKKNLIHDEHPGTFTGVIRARDVNYLHKVAHDDWSGDAVIFSHLGGEVVYLPKDASLPVTKIKRIRSVYCGSSEGAVQWSEICSNWANKDVELRRSH; via the exons ATGCCgagtggcaccagtatcaatCCACCACTCCATTGG GCGTGTGGGAAGGTGGCAGCTTTGGCCTGTGGTGCTGCTGGGTCATGGCCAGGCGGAAGAGGCTTCGGCTGGGCAGGAGTTTGGGCGTGTTGGCATCAGGTGGGAATTAGGCAGTTGAATGGGTGCATCAATGTGTTGGTGCAAGCTGCTGGAGAGGTGAGTCAACGTGGGAAGGCAG GCATGTGGTTTGTGCCACAATGTTTGAGGTTCGAGTCCCTCACCTTAAGTAGTGTTATTCTTAATATGTTAGGCTTCTCATTTTGTGTTTCTTTCCGAATGTTAGAGCCTGCATCCAATGGCAGAATACCATGCAGCACACGAGCAGTAGGAGGATGTGCTATCTATGTTAG TGATAAGTCTGGTCAACATGACTTCAATCTTCTGAAGAAGCTTGTTCTTCCCGATGGTTCAATCTTGAGGGCTAGACTACCTGGAAGACCAACAAGGGATTGTTTATTTTCTGATCCAGCCAGAGATGGAAAAAA CCTTCTGAAGATTTGGAACATGAACGCAATTTCTGGAGTTGTTGGAGCCTTCAACTGCCAGGGAGCAGGGTGGTGCAAGGTTGGGAAGAAGAACCTTATCCACGATGAACATCCAGGCACATTCACTGGAGTTATTAGAGCCAGAGATGTTAATTATCTGCACAAGGTGGCTCATGACGACTGGAGTGGTGATGCTGTTATATTCTCCCATCTTGGTG GAGAAGTAGTGTATCTTCCCAAGGATGCATCTTTGCCAGTGACTAAAATCAAGAGAATACGAAGTGTTTACTGTGGTTCCAGTGAAGGAGCTGTCCAATGGAGTGAGATTTGCTCCAATTGGGCTAACAAAGATGTTGAACTCAGGAGGAGCCATTAA